A stretch of DNA from Synechococcus sp. PROS-9-1:
TAGCTGGCCCTAACCCTGGCGCCAATCCAAGCCAGGAATACCGGGAAGGATTGCTGGTGTATTGGAGCGATACGTCACATAGTCCGGATGGACGCTGCAGAGGCGTTGTTCTTCGCGGTGGGCCTTGCCATTGAGCACCGCAACCAAGAGCAACAACAGTGCCAGGTGAAGCAGGCTTCCTTTGGCAAGGAGTACACCAATGGAGCAAATCACAACAGCTCGATAGAGAGGGTGCCGGCAACGGCCATACACCCCCGTGGTGATCAAAGCGGCGTTGGGCTTTGGATCCGGTAATGGGGAAAGGCTGGGGCCTAACGCCAGAAAACCCTGCAGAGCCAAGCCAAGCCCAACAGCGAACACCATCAACCCCGTGACATGAAGCCAGCCAGGCCAACTCCAGGCCTCGATGAGCTCAGAGGGCCAGGTTGGAAGGATGTGAGCGCAGATCAGAACCACTTGCGCCACCAACCACCACTCACCCTTTTGATTGTTGAGCAAGCCTGTCCAGCTCAGCCCCCAACCCTGAAAACTTTCACGCCAATCACCCTGTTGCCTTGACTCCTTGAACGGAAGACCTTTGTTTTCCATGGTGATCTGCAGGATGAGTCCATCGGCAGGTCGCCTCGAGCGCAGACCCCACCCCAGCAAAGCGCATCCGCATCAAACCGCTGCCCTCGGGCTCATCCACGGCCTCAGCGTGTGCCAGCCGCACGAAGCCTGAATCGATCAGCAGAAGTGGTGTGATCAACCTGAGTGTGAATCCGATGGATTGGATCACAGATCAAGGGCATGGAGACGTGGTCTGTTTTCAACCTGAAAAGAAAGTGACTGGAGCGGGACTACGGCCTGCCAAGATTTAACAATTCCTGCTCCGAGCCCGTGCCGCGTTATCAAGCTCGTGTTCTGGTGCATCTGCGCCCTTCTGTCCTCGATCCAGCCGGTGAGGCCACGCGTTCGGCTGCCAGTCGATTAGGGGTGGAAGGCATCGAGCGCCTACGCATCGGCAAGGCTGTCGAGCTGGAACTGGAGGCGTCTGATGAAGCCGATGCCCGCCAACAGGTTGAGCTGTTGAGTGATCGCCTGCTAGCCAACCCTGTGATTGAGAACTGGACTCTGGAACTCAAGTTGTCATGAGCATTGGTGTTGTTGTCTTCCCTGGCTCCAATTGCGACCGGGATGTCCGTTGGGCGACGCAGGGATGCCTTGGCATGCCAACCCGCTACCTCTGGCATGAGGAGACAGATCTCAGCGGCCTAGAAGCTGTAGTCCTGCCGGGAGGCTTTAGTTATGGCGACTATTTGCGCTGCGGAGCCATCGCCAGGTTTGCCCCAGTGCTGGAATCGTTGGTCGATTTCGCCAACAAGGGAGGACGAGTGCTGGGCATCTGCAACGGATTTCAGGTGCTCACTGAACTCGGATTATTGCCAGGAGCACTCACTCGCAATAGCGGTCTGCATTTCATCTGCGAAGACACTCCTCTCAATGTGGTGAGTGCTCGCACTCCCTGGCTCTCTCATTTCAAAGCAGGCAGTGAGATCCAACTACCGATTGCCCATGGAGAAGGCCGTTATCAATGCAGCGAAGACACACTCAAATCCCTTCAAGACAATGACGGCATCGCGCTGAAATACAACAACAATCCCAATGGCTCCGTTGCCGACATTGCTGGAATCACAAATCCAGCGGGCAATGTGCTCGGATTGATGCCCCATCCTGAGCGGGCCTGTGATCCAGCAACAGGTGGCGTTGATGGACGCCAATTGATTGAAGCCCTGATCCAACAATCATGACCCGTCCCTACTAGCTCTGACACAAGACAGGAAAATCAAGAGCATCAGTTGATTGACACTGACTTGAGTCAATCCAACAATTAAATATATTCATTGAGTCAATCAAATAAGGCAATTATTTATTAATTTTGATCGATTAGACCACTCAAGGCATGAATCAGGCCTGATCACAGTCAAAGCAGACCTTTACTATTGCAATTTATCCTCAAAACTGGTTTTCAGAGATCGTTTAAAGCACAATCCCGGTTGAATTATCAGACTAAGGTTCATTAAAGATGAAGCCCTTTGATGCATCGTCGATCATTTTTTAGGTTGGGAGTCCCGGCGGCCGTAGCGATGGCCGTTTCATTTTCCGCTAATGGTTTGGCGGCATCGACTCAAAAGAAGTCCCCACTTCGTCCGTTAAACAAGGGCTCAAGGCTTCGAGTCGTTAATGCCGGAACTTGGCTGGATCCTGAAACAGACTTTGGCCCGTTAGTGGAACGCTGTGAAGCCGAGGGTTGGATATTAGAAGTCCCAGAATCGGTGAAACGTCAATGGAAATGGTTTTCAGGAACCGATCAACAGCGAGCGGATGATCTTGAGCGTGCCTGGAACAATCCTTCTCTGGATGGTCTGATTTATGTCGGTGCTGGCTGGGGAGGTGCCAGGGTTTTAGAAGCTGGCTTTCGCTTCCCCCATCGCCCGCTCTGGACCCTGGGGTTTTCTGACACCAGCTCGATGCTGATGGCTCAATGGTCCGTTGGTTTACATGGCGCCATCCATGGATCCACCGCTGGACCTGACCAACAGTGGGAACGAACGGTGGATCTCCTGAAGGGGCAACCGGTCGCCCCACTGCAAGGGCGTTCCGTACGCGCCGGGGTGGTCAAAGGTCCGCTTGTGGTGACCAATCTCACGGTTGCGACCCATTTGATTGGCACACCCTGGTTCCCTGATCTGCGTGGATCCATCCTGGTGCTGGAGGATGTTGGAGAAGCTCCCTACAGAGTGGATCGCATGCTCACGCAGTGGCGCAGCTCCGGGGTGCTTCGTGGCCTTGCTGGCGTAGCGACAGGACGATTCAGCTGGAAAGGGGAGGTAGAGCCAGGTGATTTTTCAATGGATGGAATCCTCGAGGAGCGACTCTCTGATCTAGGCATCCCCTTGCTCATGAATCTGCCCCTTGGACATGGACTCCCCAACATGGCCCTCCCCCTTGGCGCAACAGCAACACTCGATGCCAATCAAGGAACGCTGCAACTCACGCCTGATCGCATGCCTCGATGAAGCCATAAAAAAGGGGGCTATTGCCCCCCGCTTGGTTGGTTTTGACCGAATAATCAGGCAGCAACTGCTGTCTTGGGGTCAAGGGTGCCTTTTGCATACAGGCCGGAATAGAAGTTGATGTCGCGCTGCTTGATCTTGCTGGCGTTGCCGGCAGCCCAGAACTGCTGGAAGCGATCCAAGCAAACCTGCTTCATGTACTTGCGAGCCGGCTTGTTGAAATGGCGGGGGTCGAAGTTGGCAGGATCAGCCATGGCTGCTTCACGTACGGCAGCAGTGAAGGCCAAACGGCAGTCGGTGTCGATGTTCACTTTGCGAACACCATTACGGATGCCTTCCTGAATTTCTTCCACGGGAACGCCGTAGGTCTCAGGAATCGCTCCGCCGTACTTGTTGATCATTGCCAACCATTCCTGGGGAACGGAGGAGGAGCCATGCATCACCAGGTGGGTGTTGGGGATGACTTTGTGAATTTCAGCGATGCGGCTAATGGCCAGCACTTCACCCGTGGGCTTGCGGGTGAACTTGTAAGCACCATGGCTCGTACCGATGGCGATTGCCAGGGCATCAACCTTGGTCTTGGCCACAAAATCAGCAGCTTCAGCCGGATCGGTCAGCAGCTGATCCTTGGAGAGCTCACCTTCAAAACCATGGCCGTCCTCGGCTTCGCCTTTACCGGTTTCAAGGGAACCAAGGCAACCCAGTTCACCTTCAACGCTCACGCCGATGGCATGGGCAACGTCCACCACTTCCTTGGTGACGTTGACGTTGTAGTCGTAACTCGCAGGAGTCTTGGCATCAGCCTCAAGGGAACCATCCATCATCACGGAGGTGAAACCGTTGGCAGCCGCTCCGAAGCATGTTGCAGGGCTATTGCCATGGTCCTGGTGCATCACGACAGGGATGTCGGGATAGGTCTCAACAGCCGCCAGGATCAGATGACGCAAGAAATTCTCACCTGCATAGGCACGAGCTCCACGTGATGCCTGCAGGATCACAGGAGAGTCAGTCTCGTGAGCCGCCTCCATGATCGACTGCACCTGCTCAAGGTTATTGACGTTGAAAGCAGGGATGCCGTAGCCGTTTTCCGCGGCATGGTCGAGCAAAAGTCGAAGCGGAACGAGCGCCATAGTGAAGTCCTAACGAAGGCAGATAAACGGACATGTGTCCGTAGCCGCGCGACTTTACAGTTGAGTCGTGTGAATGTCACGACACTTCGTGGCAGAAAGCACGCCGGAGTGTCAGCAAATGATGGGTCAGTAGGTGTAACCAGCTACAAAAAGCTGCTCGTCCGATGACGGCTGAGAGCCCGGGACGTAACGCCCCTGTGAGGCCTCCGAGTTCGCTTTTGCCCGCGCAAGTAACGCTGCCTGACCGGCCTCTTTGTCCTTACCAGCCCATGCCTTCAGGCAGGAATGCTGCAGGGCACGCCCATAGGAGAAGCCGAGATTCCATTGCGCTTTTCTTGAAATCTTGTTCATGTTGTTGAGATACACCGATGCCGCTTCTTCACTCAAACCGCCTGACAAAAAGACAATTCCAGGAACACTGGCAGGAACACATCGCTCCAGTGTTCTCACGGTCATTTCTGCAACGATTTGGGGATCTGATTTCTGAGCACAATCGGCTCCTTGAATCGTCATCGAAGGCTTAAGGAGCGTTCCCTCCAGAAGAACTCCATTGAGCTGACAAGCGAAGTACACCTCCTTAAGAATCTGTTCTTGCACCGCTGCAGTGACCTCAATCGAATGCTCACCATCCATCAAGATTTCAGGCTCAATGATTGGCACGAGCCCTGATTCCTGAACAGAGCGTGCGTAACGCGCTAAGCCCCATGCATTTTCACGAATGGCCAGATCAGAGGGGCATCCATCAGCGGTGATTTGCAGTACGGCGCGCCATTTTGCAAAACGTGCACCTTGGGCGTAATAGTCTTCTGCTCGCTCCACCAAGCCATCCAGGCCCGTACAAACGGTCTCAACAGCATGAGCACCAGGCAAAGGGGAAAGACCTTTATCAACTTTGATACCAGGAACAATCCCAGCTTTGATTAACTTATTAACCATTGTTTCGCCATCGGCATGACTCTGAAACAGGGTTTCTTCGTACAAGATTGCGCCACTAATAAAGTCACAAAGACCTGCTGTTGTAAATAGCATTCCCCGGTAGGCCTGCCGATTGGCCTCAGTATTTTCAACTTGGATTGCACCTAATCGCTTACCGACCGTCTTCGTAGATTCATCAACAGCAAGGATTCCCTTCCCCGACACTGCCAAAGCGTTGGCTGTTTCAATTAACTCTTTGGAGTATGCGGAAAGAGACATAGGAGCGACGCGACAACAAGGAAAGATCCTGAATTTTAAACACCATATCTTCACGAAAACAAATATTCGTTACCGCAACCAGTATCCAAGGCCGCAGAGAAATGAATATTAATTCATCAGTCTGTCAAAAACAATTAGGTCACATGATCGATTGATCACATGCTTGCTGACTGATCAACCCCTCTGAGAGGCCAGGCACCATGGGAGCACCGGTTTGAA
This window harbors:
- a CDS encoding isoprenylcysteine carboxylmethyltransferase family protein; the protein is MENKGLPFKESRQQGDWRESFQGWGLSWTGLLNNQKGEWWLVAQVVLICAHILPTWPSELIEAWSWPGWLHVTGLMVFAVGLGLALQGFLALGPSLSPLPDPKPNAALITTGVYGRCRHPLYRAVVICSIGVLLAKGSLLHLALLLLLVAVLNGKAHREEQRLCSVHPDYVTYRSNTPAILPGIPGLDWRQG
- the purS gene encoding phosphoribosylformylglycinamidine synthase subunit PurS; this encodes MPRYQARVLVHLRPSVLDPAGEATRSAASRLGVEGIERLRIGKAVELELEASDEADARQQVELLSDRLLANPVIENWTLELKLS
- the purQ gene encoding phosphoribosylformylglycinamidine synthase subunit PurQ, with product MSIGVVVFPGSNCDRDVRWATQGCLGMPTRYLWHEETDLSGLEAVVLPGGFSYGDYLRCGAIARFAPVLESLVDFANKGGRVLGICNGFQVLTELGLLPGALTRNSGLHFICEDTPLNVVSARTPWLSHFKAGSEIQLPIAHGEGRYQCSEDTLKSLQDNDGIALKYNNNPNGSVADIAGITNPAGNVLGLMPHPERACDPATGGVDGRQLIEALIQQS
- a CDS encoding LD-carboxypeptidase is translated as MHRRSFFRLGVPAAVAMAVSFSANGLAASTQKKSPLRPLNKGSRLRVVNAGTWLDPETDFGPLVERCEAEGWILEVPESVKRQWKWFSGTDQQRADDLERAWNNPSLDGLIYVGAGWGGARVLEAGFRFPHRPLWTLGFSDTSSMLMAQWSVGLHGAIHGSTAGPDQQWERTVDLLKGQPVAPLQGRSVRAGVVKGPLVVTNLTVATHLIGTPWFPDLRGSILVLEDVGEAPYRVDRMLTQWRSSGVLRGLAGVATGRFSWKGEVEPGDFSMDGILEERLSDLGIPLLMNLPLGHGLPNMALPLGATATLDANQGTLQLTPDRMPR
- the fba gene encoding class II fructose-bisphosphate aldolase (catalyzes the reversible aldol condensation of dihydroxyacetonephosphate and glyceraldehyde 3-phosphate in the Calvin cycle, glycolysis, and/or gluconeogenesis), yielding MALVPLRLLLDHAAENGYGIPAFNVNNLEQVQSIMEAAHETDSPVILQASRGARAYAGENFLRHLILAAVETYPDIPVVMHQDHGNSPATCFGAAANGFTSVMMDGSLEADAKTPASYDYNVNVTKEVVDVAHAIGVSVEGELGCLGSLETGKGEAEDGHGFEGELSKDQLLTDPAEAADFVAKTKVDALAIAIGTSHGAYKFTRKPTGEVLAISRIAEIHKVIPNTHLVMHGSSSVPQEWLAMINKYGGAIPETYGVPVEEIQEGIRNGVRKVNIDTDCRLAFTAAVREAAMADPANFDPRHFNKPARKYMKQVCLDRFQQFWAAGNASKIKQRDINFYSGLYAKGTLDPKTAVAA
- a CDS encoding class I fructose-bisphosphate aldolase — encoded protein: MSLSAYSKELIETANALAVSGKGILAVDESTKTVGKRLGAIQVENTEANRQAYRGMLFTTAGLCDFISGAILYEETLFQSHADGETMVNKLIKAGIVPGIKVDKGLSPLPGAHAVETVCTGLDGLVERAEDYYAQGARFAKWRAVLQITADGCPSDLAIRENAWGLARYARSVQESGLVPIIEPEILMDGEHSIEVTAAVQEQILKEVYFACQLNGVLLEGTLLKPSMTIQGADCAQKSDPQIVAEMTVRTLERCVPASVPGIVFLSGGLSEEAASVYLNNMNKISRKAQWNLGFSYGRALQHSCLKAWAGKDKEAGQAALLARAKANSEASQGRYVPGSQPSSDEQLFVAGYTY